The Thermococcus sp. genomic sequence CTTGTGCTTGGCCTTTGTTGAGTCAACCTTGAAACCAAGCTTTGCCAGAATTCCATAGTATTCGTCTGGAAACTGAAAGTTCGGCGCCCGAAAAGAGATAACCTCCCCAAATTGAGACAGCGTTTCCTTGGCCTTCACCAGCCTGCTCTCTGCTTCTCTAACAGACAGCCTGTCAAAGCGCTCGTGTTCCAAGCCGTGACAGCCGAGCTCGTGCTTTTTACCGGCGCGTCTTGCCAGTTCCGGGAACTCCTCCGCGATTCTTCCAGTGAAGAGGAAAGTCCCCTTGATTCCAAACTCCTCAAGCAGGTCCATTACCCTCGGGAGGCCATCCTCCACTCCCCTCTTTGTCTCCGCGAAGGGAGGACAGTCCCGCTCAACGTCAAAGGTGAGCATGACTATTTTACCCATTCACAGCCACCTCGTTGAGAACCTCGCGATAGAGGGAGACAA encodes the following:
- a CDS encoding polysaccharide deacetylase family protein, with product MGKIVMLTFDVERDCPPFAETKRGVEDGLPRVMDLLEEFGIKGTFLFTGRIAEEFPELARRAGKKHELGCHGLEHERFDRLSVREAESRLVKAKETLSQFGEVISFRAPNFQFPDEYYGILAKLGFKVDSTKAKHKGWRKGVAEFNGLLEVPATTTSIVTRLPWALQRGFHKRFESPVVYIFHPWEFVDMSKRLRPDCWFGTGRGALEKLRKLIEFHLGNGARFMTLKEFYEGYQKLKRTIG